ATGTGCCCACCCTGCGCCAAGTGCAGGTGTATGGAGAAGAGGTACTTGAGCACATGTTTTACTTGAGCATAGAAGTAAACAGGCCAGACACATTGAGATTGAATTACTGTGTCTCATACATATCTGTGTCACAGGGTAGTAAGGGATATGAGATGACGCCAGCACCTGCGAGCAACGTCGTTAAGGTAGTTGGAGTCACTACTTCACCTTCCCTTCTTAGGAATTACTTAATGCCTGGTGTTAACTTGGAATGAAATGACAGCAACCACGTCTGGATGCTGGCAAACAGCCGGTGAGACGACCAAGGATACAACTGATCAGCAACATGCATCAGGTATATAAGCCAAACAAAATATGGCAAGCATTGTCATTTCAGGCATTTCAATATAGTATACCTAGCGGGTTAGCATAAACTGTGCACATGCGTGCAGGGACAGTCAACAGAGCTCatggatgacgatgaagaagcatCAATGGCATTGGCAGTTAAACTGGAGAGAAACGCCAGCTATGTGGACCGTTCACTGCAGCTGGAGactgctgaggaatttgatgttaTGGAAATCGACGACCTTTCTAGCGATGATACAGGCAGTGAAAGTGATTCAGACAGCGGCTCTGGGAGTGAGTCGGAAAAAGAGGAAGGCAAGTTCTTCTATCCTGGCCCTGAGGAACTGGGCACTGTTAAAGCACCGCAAGTTGGAATGAAATTCCCAACCCTTGAAGATGCACACGAGTACTACAACACATATGCTCTCCAGACTGGTTTCGTGGTGGTCAGGGGAAGAAACTACAAGAGACAGAGGTTTCAGCTAGACTGCAACAGGAACCGTAAGGTAAAGCTAGTTGAGGACCTTAAcctgaagaggaagaggaagaagaatgtgATAGAGAAGACAAATTGCCAGGCAAAGGTGGTGGTGGCGCTTATCAAGGGACAATGGGTCTTCACAGCAGTTCAGAATGAACATAACCATCCGTTAACTCCAAGCCGTTCGTTCACAAGATTCTTAACGAGCCAAAAACACATGTCAGTTGAAGAAAGGTCATTTTCAAGAGTTCTTCAGCAAAGCAGGGTGCCTCCCGGAGAAATTCTCAAGATTTTGAGAAGAATGGGTAGCTTTTTTCGGGAATTGCCACCAAAGGAAAAACAAGCACTGATCTTGCAGTCTGCCGAACAATGGAGGAAAGCAAACTTGGATGTTGAAAAAACATTGAACCACTTCGAGGAACTGCAGCTCCAGGACCCTTGTTTTCTCTACACCGTGCAAAAGGATGCAGACGGGGCGCTTAGGAGTGTTTTCTGGACTGATGCGAGGTCAAGGATGGATTATGAAGTCTTTGGCGATTTCGTATCGTTTGATACCACCTGCAGCACAAATAGACACCACATGCCTTTCGTTCCTATCACTGGGATGAATAACCGTGGGAGAACAATCGTGTTAGGATGTGCCTTGCTGCAAGATCGGAAGGTTGAAACCTACAAATGGATGCTCCAGACGTTTCTGAAAGAGATGGGAGGTCACATGATGCCAAGATCAGTCATAACAAGCCAGGATGAAGCCATGGCGAAGGCAATAGCTGAGGTCATGCCACAAGCAAGGCACAGGTTCTGCAGATGGGACAGGAATGCCCAGGAAAAGATGGCATCCTTTGTGGCAGCAAGAGTCAACATGAAAGCCGAGCTGGACAGCTTGGTTGACAATTCGCTGACAGAGACGGAATTCGAAGAAGGATGGAGCGCACTCATCCAGAGACATGATGCAAGTGAAAACGAGTACCTCCAGTTCctgtgggagatgaggaagacctggGCGCCTGTTTATTTCATGCAAGATTTCTTTCCTTTTGTTGTTTCAGCCAGAGGCAGCCAGGGGGCATTCTCCCTGTTCAAAGAGAAAGTGTTGCTTCCTAAGGACAAGATAGAGAatctgattgaaaagtatgaggaGATGCAAGATAATATCAAAAAGACGGACGAGGAAGATGCACAGCAATCGGCGACCGAACCTAAATGTTTCTCACTGCAGCCAATAGAAAGGCACGCTTCACGCGTCTACACAAGGCAGATCTTCCTGAAGGTCCAGAAGGAGCTCCTCCACTCCACAGCATTCAAAGTTCGAGAGATAGAAATAGGCACCCTGTACAGGCTGGAGAAAGCCTCCAACTATGAGAACCCCGAGTACGACAGAGACTTCTTCGAGGTGTGGGTCGAGCCCGGCGTCAACGACACATACACGTGCCAGTGCGCCAAGTTCGCGAGGGACGGGATCCTCTGCTGCCACGTGTTCAGGCTCTTCACGCAGTTCGGCATCGACGAGATACCGGAGAAGTACATCATGGCCCGGTGGACCGACGGGTGCAGGGAGGAGCAGCTGGAGCGGTGCGAGGAGGGGcggatggtggtggcggcggtgcggCGCGAGGAGGACGCGACGAGGTACGCGGCAATGATGAGCAAGGCGGCCGGGATCGGGAGGGAGATCTGCGGGGACGGCGCCAAATGCGAGGCGTTCATGCTGGAGCTGGACCGGATCCGGGAGAAAAtggcgacgatgacgatggcaaATGATAACTTTTAGATGGTACGTGTTGGTTGAGCTTGGGCGACAGTGGACATGTTGAACAGCAGCAAGATGTGCTATTGTTCTGGCCCGGAAGGAGGAGGAAGTGTAGCTCTTCATTCATTGTCCACAATGTAGAATGCAGCATTGGTAAGGTTTCTTTGCCTGTGTAACTTAAAATGACTGTCAGTACTACTTGAGAGACGAATGTCGTGACCCGACAACTAGGTCGGTACGGTAGTCTAAGGTGTATTCATGATTCATGCATTGACTGTTACGGATTTGCCGTCGTGATTCTGTTAGTAAGAGTGATTTATGGTTCGTATGATGCACTATGATTCATGCATTGACTGTTAACTGCTTGCAGTTAGGGAGAGCtagactagttctccccaactacaagtttaggtacagagggagtactgtACAGTAGGAGTACAAGAAGAAGAATGCCACACAGTCAAACATCTAGTAGTAGATTACTGCTAGCGTTGTGCAATTGTACGGCTGGGCAAAACGTACTCCAAAGGATCTACATTTTCAATGCAGACATGCAACCAAAGGAATTCAGGCATGAAAAATTAACCcctgatgtatgatggcaatgatCAGTTGCAGCAAATTGAAACCCACAGAAACAATTAATCAGCTGCCCTGTATTTGTACTGCAACAGCATGCTTACGATTTCGTATGTCTTCCTGACATATAAACGAATCAAGTCACAACTTCATGTTCGTGTGCATGAACTGCATCAACAACTTCTCTTCACTAATTGGTTCGTTGCTGGAAAAACATGAAGCGGCTTCTTGCGCGCCGCCGTGGCAGCTTGCATCCCTACGTCCATTTTGTTGTACCAGCTATTTTGTTGATCTAGCTGGACCAGCTATCCTGGACATGATGACATTTTGTTGTACTGACTATTTTGGTTTCGTTCTAATAAAATGGAACCAGGGGAGACCCCTATTGCTCCCAAAAAAAAAGGAGAATGTGTCGAAATATACCGGGGTTACAAATGAGGGTCATCGAGCGGCTACAAATCGGAATGTAAACACATGCCATCACTTCCATCTTTTTTTATACGCGGTCCCTTAGagtaactctagcagaccccgcatccgtcTGGCCCGCAAAACGTGTTCGTAGTTCGTGAAAAAACGTCTTTACGGACCGGCGCGCACGGCCGCGGATGCAGACCCTGCATAACGGACACGTAAAAAAGCATGAATATGCTTTTTCAAACCCCGCACGGGCTGAAAAGTCCCTTCCACCAACCGCTTCCGCTTATATGCAGGGCACCGCAACGGCGAAGGGGAAACCCGTGAATACGCGGGTTGGGGCCGAgattttgccgcgccccgcaaaaatatttgctggtcggggcgggatgcggggtctgatcgggcaggtttttttgtcccgacccgcattttggcggttatttttcgggtcggggcgggatgcggggtgtgctagagttgctcttagagcaactccaatggggcgtccctcaaaaaaaaaattctaatggggcgacccatttcatccgccgccgtccgtttgggtcggcgagGACACAAGAGGCgacccaacgcgccgacccaaacggacgcgcgtccaGTTTTCGTTCGCGGGTGAGCCATTCTCGGTCCATTTTTGAGCTGgatttgcgtcggcgcggacaCGCGACGGACGCGTACGCTCGCCTTCTCTTCCTCCGGGCCTGCTGGTCGGAGGCACATTGGCCTCCCCACATCCAAGCCTCGCCCGCCTccttcgtcgtcgtcgccgccgctcaTTTTTCCAGTGACTCTGCCAGCTGCCGGCGCCTCCACATCCGCCCAGCAACGCCGCCCACTCCCACGTCGCCCGTCGCTGCCGCCGTCTTGCCGTCGGGGAGCCAATTGCTTCCCACTCCCACGCCCCACCACATAGCCCGCCGGGGAGCCGCCTCGCCGCCCGGTCAGATCCTCACCGGCACGCTCGTCAGACACCGGCAGGGAAGCTAGCTGGTCCGTGCGCGCCGCGACTCCCTTCGCCGGCCGTCTTCTTCGTCGACGCCCGTAAGCTGCTCGACAGTttgccaaggtacaaaatggactGCCGACGAATTCTTTTTTTACAATTTCCtttgcgactccgacgattcgtcgtccgatgacgaggaggaggtattgGTTGCCGTGTTGGTCCATAACCAGCTCAACAAACAACGGCTGTTGTTCCATGGCTCCATTCCGGGCCACCTTCCGGcgttgaatcgcaaccgagagagcgggcatttcttctttggaaggactactttgatacAACAAACCCGTTGTTCAAGCATCAAAAATTCCGCCGTCGTTTTCGTATGAGTAGGCATCTTTTCAACCGTATTAGAGAGGGGGTGGTCGGCTATGATGATtatttcgagtgcaaagaggatgccgTTGGCAAGATAGGTTCTtcatcttatcagaaatgcactgccgccatccgaatgcttgcatacggagtgccCGGTGATCTTATTGACGAGTACGTCCCTATCAGTGACTCTACTTGCCTAGAGTCCCTGTATAAGTTCTGCAAGGCTGTTATTGctgtgtttggccctgagtacttgagagagcccgACTGCTGAAGATACAACCCGTttgttggcgatgaatgccaGTAGGGGCTTTCCAgggatgcttggtagcatagactgcatgcacttGAAGCGGAAGAACTGCCCTTCTGCTTGACAAGGGCAGTATAAGGGCCATGTCAAGGCTTGCGCTGTCATACTAGAGGTCGTTGCGTCTGAAGATCTCTGGATCTGgcactctttctttggcatggccggagaacacaatgatatcaacgcaCTTTAGCGCTCGCCAgtgtttgctaggcttgccgaaggcaacaACCCATCGATGAACTGTACTGTCAACGGCCACAACTACGACAAAGGATACTACCTGGGTGACGGTATCTATCCTCAGTGGACCACTATTGTCAAGACAATACCCAACCTTGTCGGAGAGGACAGAATTTTTTTTGCCCAAGAGCAATAgggtgctaggaaggatgtcgagcgtgcctttggtgttttgcaatctcgatggggcattgTTCGGTATCCTGCTAATACCTGGAGCACGCAGAAACTGTGagaggtgatgactgcttgtgtgatcatgcataatatgatcgtagaagacgagcattcggaacgtctgtacgatcaagggtttcagtttcagggtgagaATGTTGTGCGTGAGCATGGAGGAGCGGCAACATTTGAACAGTTCATCCAATTTCATCAAGACATGCGTGATTGGAAAACTCACGTGcaactgcaaaatgatttggttgaacATATGAGGGCTCATGGTGGTAACCAATAGATTTTTTTT
This genomic stretch from Hordeum vulgare subsp. vulgare chromosome 6H, MorexV3_pseudomolecules_assembly, whole genome shotgun sequence harbors:
- the LOC123406344 gene encoding protein FAR1-RELATED SEQUENCE 8-like, which codes for MEEYLATYTAKDPATPAQPAVQTASELPARAAGGHAQQAPGAAALPASSRGAVKSNSSSVKTPGSSSNKRVIYIVDGDDGSHVPTLRQVQVYGEEGSKGYEMTPAPASNVVKQPRLDAGKQPVRRPRIQLISNMHQGQSTELMDDDEEASMALAVKLERNASYVDRSLQLETAEEFDVMEIDDLSSDDTGSESDSDSGSGSESEKEEGKFFYPGPEELGTVKAPQVGMKFPTLEDAHEYYNTYALQTGFVVVRGRNYKRQRFQLDCNRNRKVKLVEDLNLKRKRKKNVIEKTNCQAKVVVALIKGQWVFTAVQNEHNHPLTPSRSFTRFLTSQKHMSVEERSFSRVLQQSRVPPGEILKILRRMGSFFRELPPKEKQALILQSAEQWRKANLDVEKTLNHFEELQLQDPCFLYTVQKDADGALRSVFWTDARSRMDYEVFGDFVSFDTTCSTNRHHMPFVPITGMNNRGRTIVLGCALLQDRKVETYKWMLQTFLKEMGGHMMPRSVITSQDEAMAKAIAEVMPQARHRFCRWDRNAQEKMASFVAARVNMKAELDSLVDNSLTETEFEEGWSALIQRHDASENEYLQFLWEMRKTWAPVYFMQDFFPFVVSARGSQGAFSLFKEKVLLPKDKIENLIEKYEEMQDNIKKTDEEDAQQSATEPKCFSLQPIERHASRVYTRQIFLKVQKELLHSTAFKVREIEIGTLYRLEKASNYENPEYDRDFFEVWVEPGVNDTYTCQCAKFARDGILCCHVFRLFTQFGIDEIPEKYIMARWTDGCREEQLERCEEGRMVVAAVRREEDATRYAAMMSKAAGIGREICGDGAKCEAFMLELDRIREKMATMTMANDNF